The Scomber japonicus isolate fScoJap1 chromosome 21, fScoJap1.pri, whole genome shotgun sequence region TTCCTCAGTTTCCTCATCATCAGACAACTTCCCTCGACTGACACATTAGTGTCAACATAGAAATTACAGGAACAGTCCACGTTTGAGTCATCGGAgcttccatcctccatcctatTTGTTTTGACATAGATTACAGGTTTTTGCTCTTGGAGAAATAGAAATCTATGCCTCTGTCCCGATGTTGTTTAGGAGTGTGAGATggcccttttttccctcttggtGAAGGTCCTGAACcactctgtaaaaaaaaaaaaaaaaattaacctttaagtgatctcatgaacaagagaaaaacatttgttttatataaatagACTGCAAGGTTTCATATAATACACAATTAAAACTAGGAGTTACTGTTTGGGATAAATGCACATAGTCATACTATCCACTTCCCTTTTCTCTGAACACCCACCGGTTTCTTGTTAACGTGTCTGCTCCATTCAGGTGCTATGACGATGGGCGTGGGGTAAGTCTCACCGAGGGACACGTGTGAATGTGACAACGCAGCAGAGCTGAGGGTCCAAGGTGTGTGAACATCAGCTCCCCTGATTTTCTGCAGCTCAGGAATCCACTGTCGCACATAGTCACCCTACAGCACACAGCAATATTAACTCAGTGAATGAAATTGAAACTTTCTATTACTATTGGTTTCATCACCATGTGAATCAGATATTTTGTGCAGTGGTGCTGAAAGTGGCATGCTACAGACAAATGTCAAAGGGAGGAAAGTGAAACAAACAATTCATGCTACACAGACATACATTATTATCATAGTCGAGGCCTTGCTTGATCATGTTGAACTTCCTGTTCTCTCTTGGGTCATTTCCTATGCCGGCGCTATACAGCCAGTTGCCATAGTTGCTGCAGACATCGTGGTCAACCTTTGgaggaaaatttaaaaaatggtgaaCAGACAAATGATATCAAGACTTCCATAGAGACTTAAAACCTGCGCTACGTCACTTACCAGAAGGTACTCAAACCACTCAGCTCCCATCCTCCAGTCCAGGCCCAGGTCCTTGGTGAGGAAGCTGGCAACATTTTGACGCCCCCTGTTGGACATGAAGCCTGTCATTGCCAACTCTCTCATGTTGGCATCCACAAAGGGCACTCCTGTGCGTCCCTCTGTGACCACAAATGAAATAACATGCATTAAGTTACAACACCTTTACCTTTATTAATGCACCTCTTAAAGACACAGACTGACTTTTACTGAGGAATATTTGTGAACAAAATGGTCCAAACCTTTCCATGCATTGAAAAGCTTCATGTCCTTTTTCCACGGAACAGACTTGTCTTGAAGTCCTGATGTAAAAACACCAAGAAATGAGTTTTACATTCAAATATCATAGGGAAAGAAAATAAGTTGGAAACCTCGGATCATTTTACCTTTGAGCTGAAACAGTCTGTTGCCATATTTGACAGCCACAAACTTGAAGTAATCCCTCCACAAAAGTTCAAAAATAACCCTGCAAGAAAACAGTGAAGGTTTTCAGAAAATAGAGacaaatacatatatttgtGACTAAAATAGCTTCATACTACAAGACTACTACAGATTACTATCAACTACAGAGACTGGAGAGCTTTCAGTTGAGTTCAACTGCTGCTGATTTattgcagcaagacagcatgacCTTAACATTTGGAAGGAAGTTGAAGTGCTTTTGTGCCTTTACTATATTCAGCaactattgtattgtattttttctgtgtttagaCTCACCAATATGTGCTTTGATTAGCTGTCCGCTCCCTCTCGTACTGCTGGATCTGATGATAAATATACCTGGGTGAAATGCAACCCATTGCCAACCTGCAGAATGCCAGTGCAGCACAATTAGAGATGTATTCAGAGATACAACTTACAGAGAGCATTATTTGCTGGTAAGCATTCATCAGCAGAGGAAATGACACAATAACACTCACCAAGGTGCAAATTTAGTGGAATAGTTCACACCGATCAAGCCATTACGTGTCTCCTTGTAGGTTGCAACTGCATCctacagaaaacagaaaacatatcTTGATTTCACCCACATAGTACAAAGTATATTACcatgtgagatttttttttgccactttaTAAACAGTAACTAGGGTCCAAGTGTGGGGAGTTACACTCACCGTATCCCAGAAATAGTGTTTAAGTCTGCCCAAAGCCTGACTTTCTCCACCAGTGCAGGGAAAGGCTGAGCGAGGATCAGCCACAGGGTCTATGAAATATAACAAGAAAAGGACATATAACATCAGACTCCTTCACACAAATTAAACATCCCCTGATATCCATTAAAGAAGCAGTGTGTAGCATGTCATCTAGCAGTGAAGTTACATATTACAACCAGTTAAatactcctctcctcttccaagcatgtaggaggaCCTACTACTGTGACTGCGATCTCTCTAGATAtttggtttgtccgttctggcctactgtagaaacatgatggTGCAACATGGTGAAAAGGAACTGCTCTTCATGTGGATAAAAAGAGAACTGAttctaaagtaacaaaaacacaattattcttatttttcaggtgattatacacgaatgaaaacatac contains the following coding sequences:
- the cry-dash gene encoding cryptochrome DASH; this translates as MSTSRTIICLLRNDLRLHDNELFHWAQRNAEHIVPLYCFDPRHYMGTYNYNLPKTGPFRLRFLLDSVRDLKNTLLNKGSNLVVRRGKPEDVVADLIKQLGSVSTVAFQEEITSEELNVEKKVKDVCAQMKVKVHTCWGSTLYHRDDLPFHHMSRLPDVYTQFRKAVETQSRVRPEFPTPEQLKPLPSGLDEGAIPTAEDLQQTDPVADPRSAFPCTGGESQALGRLKHYFWDTDAVATYKETRNGLIGVNYSTKFAPWLAMGCISPRYIYHQIQQYERERTANQSTYWVIFELLWRDYFKFVAVKYGNRLFQLKGLQDKSVPWKKDMKLFNAWKEGRTGVPFVDANMRELAMTGFMSNRGRQNVASFLTKDLGLDWRMGAEWFEYLLVDHDVCSNYGNWLYSAGIGNDPRENRKFNMIKQGLDYDNNGDYVRQWIPELQKIRGADVHTPWTLSSAALSHSHVSLGETYPTPIVIAPEWSRHVNKKPSGSGPSPRGKKGPSHTPKQHRDRGIDFYFSKSKNL